Within the Thermovirga sp. genome, the region CCTGGCCCCCATGGCCCTGAGATGGATGGCCAGCCTCCGAGCCGTGGTGGTCTTGCCCGACCCGGAGGGGCCGGAGATGCGGATCAGCCTTTTTTTATGACCCGCTGTTATCCGTTCCGACATGCTGTTGAACTTCTGGCTGTGAAGGGCCTCGCTGACCAGCACCAGTTCGCTGGCCCTGTCTTCTATGACCTGGCCGTGGAGGTTCTCCATGGTCCGGACTCCCAGGATCTGCAGCCAGCCGCTGTACTCGTTGAAGACATCGGCCAGTTTCTCCGCAGGGGTAAAGGGAGGCAGCACGAGGGGGTAGGCGACGGTGGGAAACCGCATCACCATTCCGTCCCGGAAAGGGATCAGGTCCCAGGATGAGAGACAGCCCGTCGTCGGTGCCAGGGGTCCGTAAAAAAACCCGTAGACGCCGTCGCACTGGTAGAGGGCTACGGGGTCCACGCCGGCATACTTGAGGAGGTCCGCCGTGTCGGGCTCGTTCTGGAGGTGCAGTATCCTTTCCGCGGCATCGATGCTGAGGACCTCCCTTTTTATAGGGAGGTCTCTGCGAATGATCCTCTCCAGGGCTTCCCGGACCAGGTCGGTCCGCTCCTTCCGGGCCGGCCCTGACTGCAGTTCACAATAATAGCCGTCACTGATGGAGTGCCGGACGAAGACATCCTCTCCCAGGGCGCCGCGGCACGCAAGGGAGAGGACGAAGGCCAGGGTATCCCTGTAGACGGACATCCCCTCGAAGGAGGAAGTGTCGACGAAATCGACGAGGGAGTCTTCCCGGAGGGTCCAATCGAGGGGCCTGAGGTAGCGGTTCACATGCCAGGCCACGATCTTCCTGGCGCAACCGGCGCCCACCTTCTCGAGGAGGTCCTGGCCGGTGGCCGGGGGTTCGAGGCTGTAGGTTCCCCCACCGACTACCTTGACCGATATGGCCATGGCCTAGGTATTCTGCCCTTCACCGGTCTCCTGGCAGGGCGGCTCGTCCACGGTGGTCCCTCCCGCCGAGGGCGCGGGACCGCCGGGTTCCTTCCCTTGGACCACCTCGAGATCGGGGGTGCCCGCCCATTCGTGGAAGGAGGAATCGTAGTTACGGGCCTTGCCGTAACCGGCCATCCGCATGACCATCACCAGGTAGGCGGCCCTGACGCCGGCGGTGTCGTAGACGGCGATCTCATCATCGGGATCAAGACCGTAACTCGAGAAGACGGCGTTGAGTTCCGACACTTCCCGAATGGTCATGTCGGGCTTGAAGACCACATCCCAAGGCATGTTGATCGCTCCGGGGATATGTCCTCCCCTGCGCTCCTGGAAGACCCTGCCGCCTTCATACTCGAAGGGTGTCCGGGCATCGATGACCTTGATCTCACCGAGTTTTGACGTCAGCCACGGCGTGGTAACCTTGTACCCCCCCTGGAAGGCTTTTATGGAGAAGGCCACGGCCTTGGGCTTGGTGGCTGTCGTGGAGGCCTTGCCCCCGGCGGCGAGCCATGCGTTGTATCCGCCATCGAGGATGCGGACGTTCTCTATCCCGGACAGGCGGAACACCCAGGCCGCCCAGCCCTCCTGCC harbors:
- a CDS encoding nucleoside kinase, coding for MAISVKVVGGGTYSLEPPATGQDLLEKVGAGCARKIVAWHVNRYLRPLDWTLREDSLVDFVDTSSFEGMSVYRDTLAFVLSLACRGALGEDVFVRHSISDGYYCELQSGPARKERTDLVREALERIIRRDLPIKREVLSIDAAERILHLQNEPDTADLLKYAGVDPVALYQCDGVYGFFYGPLAPTTGCLSSWDLIPFRDGMVMRFPTVAYPLVLPPFTPAEKLADVFNEYSGWLQILGVRTMENLHGQVIEDRASELVLVSEALHSQKFNSMSERITAGHKKRLIRISGPSGSGKTTTARRLAIHLRAMGARPIVVSLDDYFLERERTPLDSRGDHDFETIDAMDLELINQNLEELLDGKDVTLPRFNFFTGKREQGPRVRMGSGDILIIEGIHGLNSRVSGSIPPELKFSIYVSPLTGISLDRHNRTSTTDNRLLRRLVRDRWLRGKSAGMTLAQWPSVIRGAHKYIFPYQELADEMFNSALVYEFSVLKGYAEPML
- a CDS encoding sulfurtransferase — its product is MMILRKTSLLVLAILVCLVPAAFGAETAPSKTTLFVDAPWVKENASKLILIDARASTLYAKGHIPGAVNAEWTYFANVKGQPGNPGWGEIFPQDTLAKKIGALGINGKKPIVVYGDCGGWGQEGWAAWVFRLSGIENVRILDGGYNAWLAAGGKASTTATKPKAVAFSIKAFQGGYKVTTPWLTSKLGEIKVIDARTPFEYEGGRVFQERRGGHIPGAINMPWDVVFKPDMTIREVSELNAVFSSYGLDPDDEIAVYDTAGVRAAYLVMVMRMAGYGKARNYDSSFHEWAGTPDLEVVQGKEPGGPAPSAGGTTVDEPPCQETGEGQNT